The window ACTTTCTTAATATTTCTTTTTGGCAGGAATCTCAAAGTTATCCAACCAAacatcttttattattattttcatcgtGTGCTTAAATCAAAATCATTATTCTTATAAACAATAGGTGAGTTATGTATAAACTGTTTTGTACTATTTAGTTCgcataaaaaaaaagttatcatgGGTTTCATTGCTTAATGATTTGGTTTAATCTATCTTTCTGACCATGAATCAAACCAAAatctaataaaatttatttttattgcagATTTGTTCATTTCGGGTTTTCAAGCATCATGAAATTACATAAGCTTTTTCCTTATGAGCCCTAGGTATATACAACCCCCTTCACCAAAAAACTTATTTCAATTTTAGTTTTGGCTTCTTGATTTGATCCCATAAAACCAATACATCTCCTCTGCTCTATAAACTTATCCCTTGGATTATTGAGTTTTTTGAAAAGTATTCATCATATACCTATTTTGTTATAGTTTCAATTCATGGATAAATTTCttgaatcaagaagaagaaaccACTGCAACCACATTTTCCATGTTAAAAAGGCTCAAATGTCAAAGAGCATATTTTTCAGCTATGCTTATGTTCATCTCTTTTCCTGGTTACATAAGTATTTTAATTCTACAACTACAAAACCAGAAAAACTATAAATCTTACAagacattttttatttgttttaattagGATAATTATTTTACTTATTATACATTACTTTTTTAGCTAATTGTTATATTATTTTATACTTAAGATTTTTTTTGAGGACTTTAGAATAACTTAACTTTGATTCAACAAGGTCCATGTTATACTTCAGAGAAAGTTTTAAAAGTCTTTTTGGCCTTTTCTCATATTTTCTATCGGTCCGTGTCATAGGTTTGTAATGACTTTGGGTTTCCCTGATTCATGAAAGATTGTTTTATCAGATCATAATTATCAACTGATTTTTGTACACAAGCAGTCGAAATAAATAGTAGTGATTGATCTCATGTATACATGGGTATACACAAGCAATCTAAACACTATTTCTTGTAGCattatatattataataatcgtaacattttgattaattgttatcACATAATCATTTTCTATCTTTTTTACCTTAATTaatgtatatgaattgttttAAAGAGGCTGATATAAATGAAGTTGCATCAACATTCACTATGGTAAAAAGACAAAAAGGTGGTGAACCACTACTCTTAGAATCCAATAAAGATGCTTAAATTCTTTCTGAATCATTTTTAAACAAGTTTGTTGGAGCTTCTGACATGCACAACTTAGAGGTATATTTAAAACAATTTAACTTATATCTATTAATCTTAGAAATAAAGGCAAGAAACATCAACACACTTTTATTTACTTGTGCCTTATACCattcctactttcatttctttaatATACAAATCAATGAAGTAAAACCATCAACGGTacttcatttttttataaaaatgactaAAAAGTCCTTGTCCTTTTGTGGGAAATGGATCCTCCAACTACCTTTACATGTAATTTAAGACCATATCAAAAGCAAGCTCTTTATTGGATGACATCAAAGAAAGGTATGGATGTTGAAAAAGCAGAAGAAACACTTCGTCTATGTTGGGGTGCATATaatatttgagatgagtatgagaCTTTACTCAAGCTCTTTGTTGCTTTTAGTTTGTTCTTACTTATCTTGATGGGAGACAGCTTATTCAAACAAACCCTATAGAACTCATCAAATATGGTACATGAAAATCAAATACCATTTtcgattttcattttttattctcCTTAGCAAAAGTTTTGGTTTTTATGTTAAAATCAAAGACCGTTTTCTTAAATTTGATGaatcatattttaaaaaaaatattatagttGGTAGAAAAATGTAAGATTTGGTTggatgcaagaaataacaatgtactttcattgactTGTTCATTATGGAGTTGTACTTTGGAAAATCTACCCATTTATTaaatgtcatccatatacaaatCAATTTTCACTGTAGAAAAATGTAAACATAAAATGCTATAAATCACAATGTCATAATAAAACTGAAAGTATAATGTTGAAATAGAAAGAATTTAAAGTATGATTCTACATTACAAAAATAATTAAGTTTATATTGTTATTTCTTgtaatcattttttatatattagttaATACGATTCTAAAAAGTGAGTCGCTTTAGGTATAATATTGTATTGCAAAAAGGTTAaactgataaaaaaaattaaaaaaagaaatgaaTGTACAATTTAAAAGTTGTATAAAGCATAGCAATACTTTATTATATCATTATTTCTTTtatatctgttttttttttttctttttgcaaaAAATAACAATTAACTTTCATTGGATTGTTTATTAAGCATCTTACTAACTTTTTTTTCCTAATTATAATATTGTATTTTGAAAAGTCTATTAATTTATAGCAATGTCATTCATATACAAAATAATTGCTATCTAggtatgaaaaaaaaaacgaaagtaTGCTTTAATTTGGGTAGATTTTCTAAAGTACATTGTCTTATTATGAAATGAACTTAACTTACAATGTTGAAATGACATACATTGACATGAATCGCTACGGAATCGCTACAGACAACTAATAAAAATTTGGGGACTAATCTACTCCTATAATCAAGGAATTTACTTAAAAGAATTGATTCCTAATATACTCTAATGACAGCTCACaccaacaataaataaataatatacatCTTAACTCATTAATGGTTGATAGAAATACTAAAGACCATACATGATGAAACAGAGAAATGCATATATTAGGATGTACCACTAAGAAATCCTCCATTTAACCACTATCTGTCATATTTAGATTAATTAATCCCAGTATTAGACGGTTAAACCCattaatatataatactaattacaTCTATGATGTGATCAATAATATTGGTTGCTTGTTTTGGTTAAGTCTAGAACCAGTTTGTACGAGGGATAATGTAACTGTGAGTGGTGAATATGGCATAAATTAATCATGAAACGAGAAGTAACCTAGTAACAAGCGACATGTATCTCAAAAAATGTTGATTGTGTATGATTGAACATTGTTGTTATTATCAATGAAACGAATGTCGAGAATTTCATGACCGCTTACAGACAACATAAATCCTCTTTGACGGCTTCAAGACAACAAATCAAACAAAGACCTAGAAGGATAAGaagaagagtaaattactgaaatcgtccctgtggtttggtcaaaattgcacgtttggttcctaactttttttttgcactcggatcgtccctgtggtttgattttgttgcgtttttcgtccctatggtttggtaaaagttacatgtttggtccctaactttatgtatgtaagggacgaaaaatgcaacaaaatcaaaccacagggaagAAGGGAGAAAGTACAAACCTTACCTGTAGTAGTGGAACCAAAACATGAGAAAGAGGATTGCATCGCAGCAGTCGTCACGATCGTTGTCCATTATGTCGGCCACATGGTGCGGATGCGTCGCCGCGGGAAGCCATCGTCGGTTTGATGTGGGAACGAATTGGCTCTCTACGATGGTAGTTACTAGTCCGATTTGGGGGCTACGTGAAGTAGAGGATTGAAGGGTGAAATACAAAGTGAGAAGTCGATTCTATGCTTTGGCGTCTGATTAGGGAAtaatataaataagaaaattagtAAAAATGTATCTAGAGAAGGGTTAAATTGTAACACTTTTTAATCGGATCTGATAGTGCCAAatgaaatttgaaattttcaatgaaaaatCAATGGCACAAAAAATATGTGCCACTAAAGGTAAACTTATTTGTAGTGATCCTACAATAAGCATTTTCATTTTCACCAAAAAAAACAAACCTAATTTTTTACGTGTTGTTCATCGGATCAAAATCAAACCACCAAAGCTAGCCGCAAGATTCATTCTTTCCAAGGTTTTGAATTCGTACGATCTTCTTGcaggtatgttttttttttttttttttttggctattaAGAAATCGGAATGAATATGGAAGAAACACTCACGATAAATCCTTTCATCTACACTTGTTGCCCTCACCTATTCAAATCGGTATTTGATTTTGACTCTATTTAGTAAAAATATACAAATCTCTTCTCTGTGTAACTCCATCTTCGTGAGTGTTGTCTGTGTCTGGAAGTATTTTCCCATTCTCTATTAAAAACTATTAAAAAGCATATATTATGTTGATAAGAAATCAATTTCACGCATAACTCAAGCTTTTAATTTAGTccatatattaaaattttaatttagtgCCTACACTTTTTAATAATAGGGATCTTAGTTCCTTTTGTTTGTTCTTTTTCTCCCAATAACATTTTAGAGCTATCTCAttagttttttttctttaaatcatgaATACGTTTATAACAAAAATTAAACAcaaaaagttattattattaaatattagATTACAAAATTTATATGATTCATTATTAACATTTTTTTACAATAACATTTAAACTTTATAcaagtattttttttatcattaataTTAACTAGATAGATAGTTGTATGTAATGTTTATCAATTGGagcttatattattattttataatatcTAATAATGTATATCTTCAAAATAttggaaatcaaatttttatTCCAAGAACGTTTTTAAGtttttctggaaaaaaaaaagttccttcaattataaaaaaatcattttcattAGTTGTATGGTTTGCAATGACAATTAATAAGAATGAAAGTTAGTCGTTATCAAAGTTTGGTTTGTATCTCAAAGATCCTATTTTTTTCACATGACCAATTGTATGTTGTCTTATCTTTAGTTCAaagtaaataaaaattcaaaattttaattttagatAACTATGATAAACTtagagggtgtttggcttagctttttaaaccccaaaagttctttttggaaaagttacaaaaagtcaggatttcctgacttttccaaaaagttcttTTTGCTTATGTAAAAACTTCAAAAGAAACcattttgccaaacatcttttgctttttttttctttttcaaaaagtacttttgactttgaaaagccaagccaaacacccccttagaaaCAAAACTTTCAATGGTGTGTATAAGAAAGATTTTagaaatttataaacaatttgTGGTATTTAATTTGTAATTTATTgtgttgtgtttatttatttttaataaatttttattatatttaatttttcttatatCAATGTCATTTCAATTATTAATTGTGTTTTGTTTACGCTCTATTCAAACTTATATTCTTTTTtgtaaataataattatattaaatgtttttacatacaaaacatatatatatatatatatatatatatatatatatatattattttaaataaccAATATAAAAGTTTTAAGAAAACTTAAactttattaataaaataaatgttttataaatcttTTATCTGTGGTTTTCACAAGTaacctaataataataataataataataataataataataataataataataaaaaacttatacaaaattttataaaaatcttaATTGTTAATATATACTTATTTACCATTAAAAAAATGGCTGACAACATAAGAAAGTAAACGTCCTATATTTTGGTTCTTAGTATCCACTTTAATGTGTACCTATCTATGTATACCAAGGTTTTAAAAAACTTAATGCGTGACTTGACGGTAATGTCAAGCCTTAAGTTTTTCTGAGCCTTGGCGAGTTATGCCGTTTGTAAGGAATGACTTAAGGCTATTttgtatataaataatatttttatatatattttcaacTCTTATCAAtttttatgcatatatatatGAGTTAAGACAGCGTTTTGGTAAAGATTGGCAGCAGGTACAAGAACAATAACTTGTCATGGTGGAGTAATGAtgagctttttagaaccttgatatATACTTACACTTTCCTTCACAAGTTGTATTCATCCACAAGCTTCTTCATTAACACTCAACAGTTTCACACAGACCTCATAAATGGATAGCAAAGTTGCAGTGCACTGCGCAATTGCAGCGGTCCTCGGAATAATAGCTGCAGCCACCGGTTTTGCTGGGGAAGCAACTAGGGTTAAggtataaaaaaaaaatcaatatgcCTGTTATTTGGTAATTTAAACTCACTAAATGATTTTGACATTATAATGATATATGTGTTGTGGGCATGCACGAATGCAGGTTTCTGAAGTCTTTATGGTGCTTGATTCGTGTGTTTATCCAAATAGTCCAGCACTTGCACTTGGAATCGTATCAGCTGTGTTCACCATCATTACACGAATTTACATAAGTGTTTGGTTTGGTGGATCTGGTTGTTGTCGAAGTGACCCTAATTCCACCGCAATTACAAAACTCCTTTTTGTATTGTCATGGTACGTACGTAGGCCACATGGATATTCTTGTTTTCTGATTATCATCATGACTATCAGATAAAACTAACATATTTTTGAACATCCAGGGTAGCTTCAGTTATAGCTATGATACTATTGCTTACAGCAGCAGCACTAAATAATAGACAAGTCGGACAGATTGATTCATATGGTTATATTACATGTTATGTTGTGAAGCCAGGAATATTTGCAGCAGGAGCGATATTAGCTCTGTTAAGTGCAGTTTTCGGGATTTGTGCGTATCTTACAATATCTTCAGTAACACAAGCCGCGACAGGTCTTACAGGTCCACTCCCAGTTGGTGCCGGTGTTGATCTCGAGAAATTTCCTCAGCAATACACCCCTCAGCAGCAATACCCTCCTCGGCAGCAGTACCCTCcacaaaaatagaaaaaaaatagcCAATCCATCACACGATCAATTTACACACTTTTTTGATCGTTCGCTTATATTCATGAGTagatcgtgtgtgtgtgtgtgtgtgtgtgtgtgtgtgtgtgtgtgtgtgtatatatatatatatatatatatatatatatatatatatatatatatatatatatatatatatatatatatatatatatatatatatatatatatatgaaactttGGTGCAGAGAAAGAAGGTTTACAAAGGTTGTTACTTTGAAGATATT of the Lactuca sativa cultivar Salinas chromosome 6, Lsat_Salinas_v11, whole genome shotgun sequence genome contains:
- the LOC111898924 gene encoding protein MODIFYING WALL LIGNIN-1, encoding MDSKVAVHCAIAAVLGIIAAATGFAGEATRVKVSEVFMVLDSCVYPNSPALALGIVSAVFTIITRIYISVWFGGSGCCRSDPNSTAITKLLFVLSWVASVIAMILLLTAAALNNRQVGQIDSYGYITCYVVKPGIFAAGAILALLSAVFGICAYLTISSVTQAATGLTGPLPVGAGVDLEKFPQQYTPQQQYPPRQQYPPQK